The following coding sequences lie in one Corynebacterium anserum genomic window:
- the secA gene encoding preprotein translocase subunit SecA, with amino-acid sequence MLGLSKFLRMGEGRAVKRLAKIADQVIELEDEYSALSDDELRAKTDELKKRVQEDGESLDDVLLEAFATAREASWRVLGQKHYKVQVMGGAGLHFGYVSEMKTGEGKTLTCVLPAYLNALSGKGVHVVTVNDYLAKRDAEWMGRVHRFLGLSTDVILSGKSPAERREAYNADITYGTNNEFGFDYLRDNMAHRMADLVQRGHHYAIVDEVDSILIDEARTPLIISGPAGGSSEWYHAFARIAPRLTKDIHYEVDERKKTIGVKEEGVEYVEDQLGIENLYAPEHSQLVGYLNNAIKAKELFTRDKDYIVRNGEVLIVDEFTGRILDGRRYNEGIHQAIEAKENVEIKNENQTLATVTLQNYFRLYDKLAGMTGTAETEAAELHQTYKLNVAAIPTNKKNQRIDHVDLIYKTQEAKFEAVADDIAERVEKGQPVLVGTTSVERSEYLSRLLQARGIKHNVLNAKYHEKEAEIVAQAGRLGAVTVATNMAGRGTDIVLGGNPDIIADLELRERGLDPVEDPEAYQEAWDEEIENVRAKVKAEAEKVREVGGLYVLGTERHESRRIDNQLRGRSARQGDPGETRFYLSMRDELIVRFVGPTMENMMTRLNIPDDEAIDSKMVTNAIKGAQTQVESANFEMRKNVLKYDEVLNEQRKVIYGERRQILEGEDVETQIRAMLEDTITAYVDHATMEGYVEDWDLDTLWHALESLYTPSITHEELVEGSDYGRPGELSSGQLLEAILQDANAAYDDLEERVTEIGGEEQMRGMERAALLNVVDQKWREHLYEMDYLKEGIGLRAMAQRDPLVEYQREGGDMFNRMKEGIKEETVRQLFSVRKQLDQAAGTLKVEDPAEGSQLEDKEARR; translated from the coding sequence GTGCTAGGACTTTCAAAGTTTCTCCGAATGGGTGAAGGCCGTGCGGTGAAGCGACTGGCCAAGATCGCCGACCAGGTCATCGAGCTCGAAGATGAGTACTCCGCGCTGAGCGATGATGAGCTGCGTGCCAAGACGGACGAGCTGAAAAAGCGGGTTCAGGAAGACGGCGAGTCCCTGGATGACGTTCTGCTGGAGGCGTTCGCCACTGCCCGTGAGGCATCCTGGCGCGTGCTGGGTCAGAAGCATTATAAAGTGCAGGTCATGGGTGGCGCTGGTCTGCATTTCGGGTATGTCTCTGAAATGAAAACCGGTGAGGGTAAAACCCTGACCTGTGTGCTGCCTGCTTATCTCAATGCACTTTCAGGAAAAGGTGTGCACGTTGTTACGGTGAATGACTATCTGGCCAAGCGCGATGCTGAGTGGATGGGGCGCGTTCACCGCTTCCTGGGGCTGTCCACTGATGTGATTTTGTCTGGCAAGTCACCAGCTGAGCGCCGTGAAGCATACAACGCGGATATCACCTACGGCACCAACAACGAATTCGGCTTCGACTATCTCCGTGACAACATGGCTCACCGTATGGCTGATCTCGTACAGCGCGGCCACCATTATGCCATCGTCGATGAGGTCGACTCCATCCTGATCGACGAGGCTCGAACCCCGTTGATCATCTCCGGTCCCGCCGGTGGTTCCTCTGAGTGGTATCACGCCTTTGCTCGTATCGCCCCGAGGTTGACTAAGGATATTCACTACGAAGTGGATGAACGCAAGAAGACCATTGGTGTAAAGGAAGAAGGCGTGGAGTATGTCGAGGATCAACTCGGCATCGAGAACCTCTACGCTCCTGAGCATTCCCAGCTGGTGGGCTATCTGAATAATGCGATTAAGGCGAAGGAGCTCTTTACCCGCGATAAGGATTACATCGTTCGTAACGGCGAGGTTCTTATCGTCGACGAGTTTACCGGTCGCATTCTCGACGGCCGCCGATACAACGAAGGCATCCACCAGGCCATCGAGGCCAAGGAAAATGTAGAGATCAAGAACGAGAATCAGACTCTCGCCACTGTTACTCTGCAGAACTACTTCCGCCTATATGACAAGCTCGCCGGCATGACCGGTACGGCTGAGACCGAAGCAGCTGAGCTTCACCAGACGTACAAGCTCAATGTTGCTGCGATCCCCACGAACAAGAAGAACCAGCGCATTGACCATGTGGATCTGATCTACAAGACTCAGGAAGCCAAGTTCGAGGCAGTGGCCGATGACATCGCCGAGCGCGTGGAAAAGGGACAACCGGTTCTGGTTGGTACTACCTCGGTGGAGCGTTCGGAGTACCTCTCCCGTCTTCTGCAGGCTCGTGGAATTAAGCACAATGTGCTGAACGCAAAGTATCACGAGAAGGAAGCGGAGATTGTTGCACAAGCAGGCCGTTTGGGTGCCGTCACTGTGGCGACCAACATGGCTGGTCGTGGTACTGATATCGTGCTCGGTGGTAACCCAGACATCATCGCCGACCTGGAGTTGCGCGAGCGTGGATTAGATCCCGTGGAGGATCCGGAAGCATACCAGGAAGCCTGGGATGAAGAAATCGAGAATGTCCGTGCGAAAGTAAAGGCCGAGGCAGAAAAAGTACGCGAGGTTGGTGGCCTGTATGTGCTAGGTACTGAGCGCCATGAGTCTCGCCGCATCGATAATCAGCTGCGTGGTCGTTCTGCGCGTCAGGGTGACCCTGGTGAGACCCGCTTCTACCTGTCTATGCGTGATGAACTCATCGTGCGTTTCGTGGGACCCACCATGGAAAACATGATGACTCGCCTCAACATCCCCGATGATGAGGCTATTGACTCGAAGATGGTGACTAACGCGATCAAGGGGGCACAGACTCAAGTTGAGTCCGCTAACTTCGAGATGCGTAAGAACGTCCTCAAATACGACGAAGTGCTCAACGAACAGCGCAAGGTGATCTACGGCGAACGCCGTCAGATTCTCGAGGGCGAAGATGTTGAGACCCAGATCCGTGCCATGTTGGAAGACACGATCACAGCGTATGTAGACCACGCCACGATGGAAGGCTATGTGGAGGATTGGGATCTCGACACACTGTGGCATGCCTTGGAGTCGCTGTACACCCCGAGCATTACTCATGAGGAGCTCGTTGAAGGTTCTGACTACGGTCGCCCAGGCGAGTTGAGCTCCGGCCAACTCCTGGAGGCTATTCTTCAGGATGCTAACGCGGCGTATGACGATCTTGAGGAACGTGTCACCGAGATCGGCGGCGAGGAACAGATGCGGGGCATGGAGCGCGCGGCGTTGCTGAATGTCGTGGATCAGAAATGGCGTGAGCATCTCTACGAGATGGACTACCTCAAGGAGGGCATTGGCCTGCGTGCAATGGCTCAGCGCGATCCTTTGGTGGAGTATCAGCGTGAAGGCGGTGACATGTTCAACCGCATGAAGGAAGGCATCAAGGAGGAAACGGTTCGCCAATTGTTTAGCGTGCGTAAGCAGCTAGATCAGGCCGCTGGCACTCTAAAGGTTGAGGATCCGGCTGAGGGAAGCCAGCTGGAGGACAAAGAGGCGCGGCGCTAA
- the lpqB gene encoding MtrAB system accessory lipoprotein LpqB: MSQRARYAHIKTSVASLGVLVMLTGCTTLPGSTAPEVVSSYASSPSLEEVAEPTPGNPADLMLRDFFSASAHPLVNHEAARRFLTPEAAQNWKTGKDIFILDRIDIASNGSASANKVTYAVRGNLIGSMGVGGVYHPMFTGYETTYDMVKVNGEWRIANLPDAVVVDRSDFTSAYQPHPIYYLGPQGQHLVADRRWVYTRQQSLSSSLISLLTAGPQENLQRGVRTLIPHDATVQTRSLDDGGVSVDFTGMTGLNQQERDLVAAQVVWTLASSDVRGPYVITADGSPLSEQNGREWQVEDVSKLDPQADIAMPLRAVLDGQIVDISENQPTPMSGWVNGQYNESVAVSPQGSVFAVVTGRGDSERKLLVGAEQEQPQTVVTADSLTRPTWGSDADTIYTVVDGKQVVRLVRRELGAIERSNVDMGVLRRVDGKSTRISMFRIFRDGVHAVMLINGRVYTTVLENDDDGGKRLGALTQVGNQLGDTAISVDWQPDGSLLVGTRSSDAPLWQVAADGSISTQLPSRNLSAPVVAVAATSTVVYATDARALMQLNNMESDRRFWREVPALQGQRAVAVLAN; this comes from the coding sequence ATGAGTCAACGGGCCCGTTACGCACATATTAAGACGTCGGTGGCCAGCCTTGGCGTGCTCGTGATGCTGACCGGCTGCACCACGCTGCCGGGGAGTACCGCGCCGGAAGTGGTGAGCTCTTATGCCTCCTCACCTTCGCTTGAGGAAGTTGCTGAACCTACCCCGGGCAACCCGGCAGATCTCATGCTGCGCGACTTCTTCTCTGCGAGCGCCCATCCACTGGTGAACCATGAGGCCGCACGGCGTTTCCTCACTCCAGAGGCAGCGCAGAATTGGAAGACTGGCAAGGATATTTTTATCCTCGACCGCATTGATATTGCTTCGAATGGCTCGGCTTCTGCGAATAAGGTGACGTATGCCGTTCGCGGTAATCTCATCGGCAGCATGGGGGTTGGTGGTGTGTACCATCCGATGTTCACCGGTTACGAAACCACCTATGACATGGTGAAAGTCAACGGAGAATGGAGAATCGCCAACCTTCCAGATGCGGTGGTAGTGGATCGTAGTGACTTCACCAGTGCGTATCAGCCACATCCCATTTATTATCTCGGGCCGCAGGGTCAGCATCTCGTGGCTGATCGCCGCTGGGTCTATACGCGGCAGCAATCCCTGAGCTCCTCCCTCATTTCCCTCTTAACCGCAGGGCCGCAGGAGAATCTCCAAAGAGGGGTGCGCACTCTCATCCCTCACGACGCGACAGTACAGACACGCAGTCTCGATGATGGTGGTGTCTCTGTTGATTTCACCGGTATGACTGGCCTGAACCAACAGGAGCGCGATCTCGTTGCTGCGCAGGTGGTGTGGACTCTTGCGAGTTCTGATGTGCGGGGGCCGTACGTTATCACAGCCGATGGATCGCCCCTGTCTGAACAAAACGGCCGTGAGTGGCAAGTGGAGGATGTCTCCAAGCTCGATCCTCAAGCGGACATCGCGATGCCTCTACGGGCAGTACTGGATGGGCAAATCGTGGATATCTCCGAGAATCAGCCCACGCCGATGAGCGGTTGGGTCAATGGACAATATAACGAGTCGGTGGCAGTGAGCCCTCAAGGATCGGTGTTTGCGGTGGTGACCGGCCGCGGAGATTCCGAGCGTAAGTTGTTGGTGGGAGCGGAGCAAGAACAACCGCAGACAGTGGTGACGGCAGACAGCCTTACCCGGCCAACATGGGGTTCGGATGCAGACACCATCTATACGGTCGTCGACGGCAAGCAAGTTGTTCGCCTGGTGCGCCGTGAGCTTGGTGCGATAGAGCGTTCGAATGTGGATATGGGGGTACTACGCCGAGTTGATGGTAAATCCACTCGTATTAGCATGTTCCGGATATTCCGGGATGGCGTGCATGCGGTGATGCTCATTAACGGCCGCGTATACACCACCGTGCTGGAAAATGACGATGACGGCGGCAAACGCTTGGGTGCACTTACCCAGGTGGGTAACCAGCTGGGAGATACCGCTATCAGCGTGGATTGGCAGCCGGATGGCTCTCTCCTGGTGGGAACCCGTTCCTCCGACGCGCCGCTGTGGCAGGTGGCAGCAGATGGGTCTATTTCCACGCAACTGCCGAGTCGAAATCTCAGCGCTCCGGTGGTGGCTGTGGCCGCGACGTCCACTGTGGTGTATGCAACCGACGCGCGAGCTTTGATGCAGCTCAACAATATGGAATCGGATCGCCGTTTCTGGCGTGAAGTGCCGGCGTTGCAGGGCCAGCGCGCGGTGGCTGTGCTGGCGAACTAA
- the hpf gene encoding ribosome hibernation-promoting factor, HPF/YfiA family, whose translation MSSVNNTSPVEDKGSPEAEVQITGRNVEVPEHFAERVHGKLAKIERLDPTLTFFHVELQHEPNPRRSDESDRIQITATGKGHIARAEAKEDSFYAALEVAIGRMERSLRKVKARRKISRSGHRAPVGIGEATAALVEDAQPQAKEEAPAGKYDVDPYEDQFQPGQVVRSKEHQAKPMSVDDALSEMELVGHDFYLFINEETGQPSVVYRRHAFDYGLISLKGAQ comes from the coding sequence ATGTCGAGTGTCAACAACACGTCGCCGGTCGAGGACAAAGGGTCCCCGGAGGCTGAGGTCCAGATCACCGGTCGTAACGTTGAGGTGCCCGAGCACTTCGCGGAACGCGTTCACGGTAAGCTCGCCAAGATCGAGCGCCTGGATCCGACACTGACCTTCTTCCATGTTGAATTGCAGCATGAGCCAAATCCGCGTCGTTCTGATGAGTCCGACCGCATCCAGATCACCGCAACGGGTAAGGGGCACATTGCCCGCGCTGAGGCGAAGGAAGATTCTTTCTACGCTGCGCTTGAGGTTGCCATCGGACGCATGGAGCGCTCCCTGCGTAAGGTGAAGGCTCGCCGTAAGATTTCTCGCTCCGGTCATCGCGCCCCAGTGGGTATCGGTGAGGCAACCGCCGCTCTGGTCGAGGATGCGCAGCCCCAGGCCAAGGAAGAAGCCCCTGCAGGTAAATACGATGTCGACCCTTATGAGGATCAGTTCCAGCCGGGTCAAGTCGTACGTAGTAAGGAGCATCAGGCTAAGCCAATGAGCGTGGATGATGCGCTGTCAGAGATGGAACTCGTCGGCCACGATTTCTACCTCTTCATCAATGAAGAGACCGGCCAGCCGTCCGTCGTCTACCGCCGTCATGCATTTGACTATGGTTTGATTTCGCTGAAGGGCGCTCAGTAA
- a CDS encoding ComF family protein, giving the protein MDLGEYWGEYLSAAMGLLWRGDCICCGRVVGFYDGGETLAGTAVRNQLCQRCGMDLQVPWRRVSPPVSVVPVFAAGYYGGAHRALVLALKEHLRPAAISVAGRVVESGIVHVAGLGLVPDPRWGCVVLLPAPCRRHSAAQRGGDVVTRMCESAARRWPGHVHVMPVAYMEDEARDSVGLGRTERRANVAAHVRVYAASVKRLRAMVRAASHPDEGKGAPKLLIVDDVCTTGATSAQFAMVLRAHGIAVDGVLVLAAA; this is encoded by the coding sequence ATGGATCTGGGGGAATATTGGGGAGAGTACCTGTCCGCGGCAATGGGGCTGTTGTGGAGGGGAGACTGCATATGTTGTGGCAGAGTGGTTGGTTTCTATGACGGTGGTGAAACCTTAGCGGGCACCGCTGTCCGTAATCAGTTATGCCAGCGTTGCGGGATGGATCTGCAGGTTCCATGGCGCCGTGTGAGCCCACCGGTGTCCGTGGTTCCTGTGTTTGCTGCCGGCTATTACGGCGGTGCGCACCGGGCGTTAGTGCTGGCGTTGAAAGAACATCTCAGACCCGCGGCTATTTCGGTTGCAGGCCGAGTAGTGGAGTCTGGCATTGTTCACGTGGCAGGGCTCGGCCTGGTTCCCGATCCTCGTTGGGGGTGTGTGGTTCTTCTTCCCGCTCCGTGTCGACGCCATTCGGCTGCCCAACGCGGTGGAGATGTAGTGACCCGCATGTGTGAGAGTGCTGCTCGTCGGTGGCCGGGACACGTACATGTGATGCCGGTGGCTTATATGGAGGATGAGGCGCGGGACTCCGTGGGGCTGGGCAGAACTGAGAGACGCGCCAATGTGGCCGCCCACGTGAGGGTTTATGCGGCATCTGTGAAGCGCCTCAGGGCAATGGTTCGCGCAGCTAGTCACCCTGACGAGGGGAAGGGAGCTCCGAAACTGCTCATCGTGGACGATGTGTGTACCACGGGTGCCACGTCTGCACAGTTTGCGATGGTGTTGCGGGCGCATGGAATTGCCGTGGATGGTGTGCTGGTGCTAGCCGCGGCCTAG